In Rubripirellula tenax, the following are encoded in one genomic region:
- a CDS encoding alpha-L-fucosidase encodes MTTKQTSSTALCIALLLTPLLSAYAEQPLASVQAQTATSNDSAWFNEAKFGMFIHWGVYSKLERGEWVMNKERIPITEYKKLASEFNPIKFDADAWVAVAKAAGMKYITITSKHHDGFAMFDSDASDWNIVDATPFDRDVIKELSDACQKEGIKFGVYYSQAQDWTHPGGIMSPRAYWDPAQDRSEEAFQKYLDTVSIPQMKEVIRIANPSHLWFDTPFGMTPEIGKKIVRELRSVSPDILLNSRLMYHGREVEGLDPNQVLELREIGVDFLSYRDRTIPAKPFAGWDWETCMTLNGSWGYNASDSGWKTPTEVVKMLSQVVSKGGSFLLNFGPTPEGELQPEGVEVVKQVGEWLEVNGEAIYGASGSDLNKTGEILDGAGVNADGSMKEPGKKKAAKGSRKKKPKKGEQKNIDFDWVATSRPATDDAPAKIYVHVFNWPKGGLEIERMTQRVGKAYVLSDESKSPIEFTQDGTKLTLSLPSETKAPIATVFCLEINQ; translated from the coding sequence ATGACTACGAAACAAACCTCATCCACCGCGTTGTGCATCGCACTACTGCTCACACCGCTTCTGTCGGCGTATGCGGAACAGCCCCTTGCTTCGGTCCAAGCACAAACAGCGACGTCCAACGACTCGGCTTGGTTCAACGAAGCCAAGTTTGGGATGTTCATCCACTGGGGCGTCTACTCCAAACTGGAGCGTGGTGAATGGGTGATGAACAAAGAACGCATCCCGATCACTGAGTACAAGAAGCTGGCGTCCGAGTTCAATCCGATCAAGTTTGACGCCGATGCGTGGGTCGCGGTCGCCAAGGCGGCGGGGATGAAATACATCACGATCACTAGCAAACACCACGACGGCTTTGCGATGTTCGATTCCGACGCGAGTGATTGGAATATCGTCGATGCAACTCCATTTGATCGCGATGTCATCAAAGAACTCTCCGACGCATGTCAGAAAGAGGGGATCAAGTTCGGGGTCTATTATTCTCAGGCCCAGGACTGGACTCATCCGGGCGGAATCATGTCGCCCAGAGCGTACTGGGATCCCGCACAAGACCGCAGCGAGGAAGCGTTTCAAAAATATCTCGATACAGTTTCCATTCCGCAGATGAAAGAAGTTATCCGGATTGCCAACCCATCGCACTTGTGGTTCGACACTCCTTTCGGAATGACGCCTGAGATCGGTAAGAAAATCGTGCGGGAACTTCGATCGGTCAGCCCCGACATTCTGCTCAACAGTCGGTTGATGTATCACGGCAGGGAAGTCGAAGGGTTGGACCCAAACCAAGTCCTTGAACTTCGTGAGATCGGTGTCGATTTCTTGTCGTACCGTGACCGCACGATTCCCGCGAAACCATTCGCCGGTTGGGATTGGGAGACCTGCATGACGTTGAACGGTTCATGGGGATACAACGCGAGTGATAGTGGCTGGAAGACGCCAACCGAGGTGGTCAAGATGCTCTCGCAGGTCGTCAGCAAGGGCGGCAGTTTCTTGCTCAACTTCGGACCGACGCCCGAAGGCGAACTACAACCCGAGGGCGTTGAAGTCGTCAAACAAGTTGGCGAGTGGCTAGAGGTCAACGGCGAAGCGATCTACGGTGCATCGGGGAGCGACTTGAATAAGACCGGCGAAATCCTAGACGGCGCTGGCGTGAACGCCGACGGCAGCATGAAAGAACCGGGTAAGAAGAAAGCCGCGAAGGGCTCTCGCAAGAAGAAACCCAAGAAAGGCGAGCAAAAGAATATCGACTTCGACTGGGTCGCGACCTCTCGCCCCGCCACCGATGACGCCCCCGCGAAAATCTACGTGCATGTTTTCAATTGGCCCAAGGGTGGCTTGGAGATTGAACGCATGACTCAGCGTGTGGGCAAGGCGTATGTCCTTAGTGACGAATCGAAATCACCGATCGAGTTCACCCAAGACGGAACGAAGCTGACCCTCAGTCTTCCTTCCGAAACGAAAGCCCCGATTGCAACCGTGTTTTGTCTGGAGATCAACCAATGA
- a CDS encoding sulfatase family protein produces MQRFNLTILTLVTVLFGGHAFAESTSSAGKNSPNILFIFADDWGWGDLSCHGHPYIETPNIDRIAREGTDFQNFTVASGVCSPSRTAVMTGLFPARLRIDGHFAQPDKNAERGMPDWVDPNLPMLPRLLQQAGYMTGHFGKWHLSNNMIPDSPRPEAYGYDRVGAFNCSGEQMPVHDDAKLAIELIEQSVAAKKPFFINLWVHEPHLPFHTVEEYRERFPDLEPGHNVYASVLAHADDRIGKVLDTLDRLELTEDTLVIFSSDNGPAGSGEAGKLKLKYDSATGEGFGGGANVGTTAGRKGRKGTIYQGGIGIPFMVRWPGKVAAGAKDDVSWISAVDLLPTFCEVAGAVVPESLHPDGISQLAVLLGEPSPVRQKPLFWKKQESRNGDADYAVIDQKWKLISDARFRTFQLYDISVDPLEKNDVVTGHPEVATELVGKLKAWNETLPTSVDPALFSKERAAQGTRVKKR; encoded by the coding sequence ATGCAACGTTTCAACCTCACGATCCTGACCTTGGTCACGGTCCTTTTCGGAGGACACGCTTTCGCCGAATCAACTAGCTCCGCAGGCAAAAACAGTCCCAACATCCTGTTCATTTTTGCGGATGATTGGGGATGGGGTGACTTGAGTTGCCACGGGCATCCCTATATCGAAACTCCCAACATTGATCGCATTGCCCGAGAGGGGACCGACTTCCAGAATTTCACGGTGGCCAGTGGTGTGTGTTCCCCCAGTCGCACGGCGGTGATGACGGGTTTGTTTCCGGCTCGTCTTCGTATCGACGGGCACTTTGCCCAACCAGATAAAAACGCCGAACGCGGAATGCCGGATTGGGTGGATCCCAACTTGCCGATGCTTCCGCGGCTATTGCAACAAGCCGGTTACATGACCGGTCATTTCGGCAAGTGGCATTTGTCGAACAACATGATTCCGGATTCTCCGCGACCGGAAGCGTATGGCTACGATCGCGTGGGTGCGTTCAACTGCTCCGGCGAGCAGATGCCGGTGCATGACGACGCGAAGCTTGCAATCGAACTGATCGAGCAAAGTGTTGCTGCCAAGAAACCTTTCTTTATCAACCTGTGGGTCCATGAACCGCATCTTCCGTTTCATACGGTGGAAGAGTACCGCGAGCGGTTTCCTGATCTTGAACCGGGACACAATGTCTATGCTTCCGTGCTTGCGCATGCGGATGATCGAATTGGTAAAGTGCTCGATACGTTGGATCGTTTGGAATTGACCGAAGATACGCTGGTGATTTTCAGCTCGGACAACGGACCTGCCGGAAGTGGCGAAGCGGGCAAGCTAAAACTCAAGTACGATTCGGCAACCGGTGAAGGGTTTGGTGGCGGAGCCAACGTCGGTACGACCGCCGGCCGTAAAGGACGAAAGGGAACGATCTATCAGGGAGGCATCGGCATCCCCTTCATGGTCCGCTGGCCTGGGAAGGTCGCTGCCGGCGCGAAAGATGACGTTTCTTGGATTTCGGCCGTCGATTTGTTGCCGACCTTTTGCGAGGTCGCGGGTGCGGTTGTGCCAGAATCGCTTCACCCCGACGGCATCAGTCAGCTTGCGGTCTTGCTAGGCGAACCATCGCCCGTGCGACAGAAACCGCTCTTTTGGAAAAAGCAGGAAAGTCGCAATGGTGACGCGGACTACGCGGTGATTGATCAGAAATGGAAACTGATCAGCGACGCACGATTTAGAACATTCCAGCTCTATGACATCAGTGTCGACCCACTGGAAAAGAACGACGTTGTCACCGGACATCCGGAGGTGGCGACGGAACTCGTCGGAAAATTGAAAGCCTGGAATGAAACGTTGCCCACCAGCGTTGACCCGGCGTTGTTCTCGAAAGAGAGGGCCGCTCAAGGCACTCGCGTCAAGAAAAGATAG
- a CDS encoding glycoside hydrolase family protein, protein MKTSYFFISVFVLSLFSQLAMAVEESDFVKSLVPGPFILPSPEGTWTWCMAPIYDEAGKVHVFNSIIPLKGGNWKTKSKISHWVADKPEGPYTLLGDVFASDEASYHNPQISKVGDTFVLVFLLNRHSDENGSKQEVGIATAKSLMGPWTESPHNPILKATKRNGQHASNPTLVVAPDGQYRIYHKTMIKKDGENLREISLATSDNLEGPYIVSDTSPVITYADKGIDIEDPYAFFYDGMYYMIVEDRQGVKNMLEGEQEEKPLRGGYRPGLIFQSKDGVDWGTPMVGYQTNKSYFGHELARSERPHILWKDGEPDYLFLACHDEDPTAGYILKIKDWKGETVK, encoded by the coding sequence ATGAAAACAAGCTATTTTTTCATCAGCGTGTTTGTCCTGTCGCTGTTTTCTCAACTTGCCATGGCAGTCGAGGAATCCGACTTTGTCAAATCGCTGGTACCAGGCCCCTTCATCCTGCCTTCACCAGAGGGCACTTGGACGTGGTGCATGGCACCGATCTATGACGAAGCGGGCAAGGTGCATGTTTTCAATTCCATCATCCCGCTCAAAGGTGGTAATTGGAAAACAAAAAGCAAGATCTCGCACTGGGTCGCCGACAAGCCCGAGGGGCCGTACACCTTGCTTGGCGATGTCTTCGCCAGTGACGAAGCCAGCTATCACAACCCGCAAATATCGAAAGTGGGTGACACGTTCGTTTTGGTGTTCTTGCTGAACCGACACAGCGATGAGAACGGATCGAAACAAGAGGTGGGAATCGCGACCGCGAAGTCGTTGATGGGGCCGTGGACCGAGAGCCCGCATAACCCGATCCTGAAGGCGACCAAACGAAACGGACAGCATGCCTCCAACCCAACCTTGGTCGTTGCACCCGATGGTCAGTATCGCATCTATCACAAGACCATGATCAAGAAGGACGGTGAGAATCTTCGTGAAATTTCATTGGCGACGAGTGACAACCTCGAAGGCCCCTACATCGTTTCCGACACCAGCCCAGTCATCACTTATGCGGACAAGGGAATCGACATCGAGGATCCCTACGCTTTCTTTTACGACGGCATGTATTACATGATCGTGGAAGACCGCCAGGGCGTGAAGAACATGCTGGAAGGCGAGCAAGAGGAGAAACCACTTCGCGGTGGTTATCGTCCGGGTTTAATCTTTCAATCTAAAGACGGGGTCGATTGGGGGACACCCATGGTCGGCTACCAGACCAACAAAAGCTATTTCGGTCACGAACTCGCTCGCAGTGAGCGTCCCCACATTCTGTGGAAAGATGGCGAGCCGGACTATCTCTTTCTCGCCTGCCACGATGAAGACCCCACGGCCGGATACATCCTGAAAATTAAAGATTGGAAAGGCGAGACCGTCAAATGA
- a CDS encoding sulfatase family protein — protein sequence MNNRVVMRFLLSTTMAVFSAGVLPAAPPTSSVTKPNVIVIYTDDQGYGDVSALNPEAKFQTPNMDRLAKEGIAFTNGHSADSVCTPSRYALLTGRDPWRTIRKSGVMKAESTGMIADGRMTLASLLRSQGYQTAMVGKWHLGMDFPGTRQQRDWSQPIQDMPLDKGFDYFYGIPASLNFGILAWFEGRFAKVPPTLYSGKKKNDRHVDYRVMPPYDERWNGPGRHVKTKGFEIAPDFIDNQCLTRFTDKAIDWMKGKTADAKNGKPFFLYLPYTSPHYPVCPLPEFHGQGDAGAYGEFVIETDHHIGRILDFLKSSDLDDDTLIVFTSDNGPEKSWPGRLDEFGHDSRGGYREGKRSVYEGGHRVPFLVRWPSGIKQPGRTWDKTVGQVDLLATFAELTGATLPDNAGEDSQSFASVLTNASADHQRLPLINRGEADGRYSITEGNWKLILPNKKQKHELFDVRSDPAETKNVADQHPAKVQQLQEQITRIVANGRTTPGEVQPNDTGYWKSLSWMTEADFETTTK from the coding sequence ATGAACAATCGAGTAGTGATGCGATTTTTACTTTCGACAACCATGGCGGTTTTTTCAGCCGGCGTCTTGCCAGCGGCTCCGCCGACATCATCGGTTACCAAGCCCAATGTGATTGTCATCTATACCGACGATCAGGGCTACGGCGATGTGAGTGCCCTGAATCCGGAAGCGAAGTTCCAGACACCCAACATGGATCGACTCGCGAAGGAAGGGATCGCTTTCACGAACGGGCACAGCGCGGATTCGGTCTGCACACCGTCCCGTTATGCTTTGCTAACGGGTCGCGATCCATGGCGGACGATTCGGAAGTCGGGCGTGATGAAAGCCGAAAGTACAGGGATGATCGCAGACGGTCGAATGACCCTGGCATCGTTACTGCGGAGTCAGGGTTACCAGACCGCGATGGTCGGCAAGTGGCACCTCGGCATGGACTTCCCCGGCACCAGACAGCAGCGTGATTGGTCGCAGCCAATCCAAGACATGCCGCTGGACAAAGGCTTTGACTACTTCTACGGAATCCCAGCCTCGTTGAATTTCGGCATATTGGCGTGGTTTGAAGGACGCTTTGCCAAGGTACCCCCGACGCTTTACTCGGGCAAAAAGAAGAATGATCGACACGTCGACTACCGCGTCATGCCACCCTATGACGAAAGGTGGAATGGTCCCGGTCGGCATGTGAAAACGAAGGGCTTTGAGATTGCACCGGACTTCATTGACAATCAGTGCCTGACTCGATTCACGGACAAGGCCATTGATTGGATGAAGGGTAAGACTGCCGATGCAAAGAATGGAAAGCCTTTCTTTCTCTACTTGCCCTACACCTCGCCTCACTATCCGGTCTGTCCGTTGCCAGAATTTCATGGTCAAGGCGATGCGGGCGCGTACGGCGAATTCGTGATCGAAACGGATCATCACATTGGTCGCATCCTTGATTTCTTGAAAAGTTCCGACTTGGACGACGACACCTTGATCGTGTTCACAAGCGACAACGGGCCTGAAAAATCCTGGCCTGGGCGGCTTGACGAATTCGGACATGACAGCCGAGGCGGCTACCGCGAGGGCAAGCGCTCAGTATACGAGGGTGGACATCGGGTGCCGTTTCTCGTTCGCTGGCCCAGTGGAATCAAACAGCCGGGACGAACCTGGGACAAGACCGTGGGTCAAGTCGACTTGCTCGCGACCTTTGCTGAACTCACCGGTGCGACATTGCCAGATAACGCTGGCGAAGACAGCCAAAGTTTCGCATCCGTGCTGACCAATGCCTCGGCGGATCACCAGCGGCTCCCACTGATCAATCGCGGGGAAGCGGATGGGCGTTACTCCATTACCGAAGGAAATTGGAAGCTCATCTTGCCGAACAAGAAGCAGAAACATGAATTGTTCGACGTGCGTTCCGATCCGGCGGAAACCAAGAACGTTGCCGATCAGCACCCGGCAAAAGTTCAACAACTGCAAGAGCAAATTACCAGAATCGTTGCCAACGGAAGGACCACGCCCGGTGAAGTTCAACCGAACGATACCGGCTACTGGAAGTCGCTTTCTTGGATGACCGAAGCGGACTTTGAAACGACAACCAAATGA
- a CDS encoding outer membrane protein assembly factor BamB family protein, protein MRRSLVALSVFLGADACLIAADNESMSVNASANWHQAAGPHANWQTEGDPPVVWSVTRGENIRWRTAMPEAGMSNVTVWDDRVFVTTHVPIESSDEKESVKDIVGFCLDANTGKILWQVTLPGQVGISLAGGFTDGTVFAPISDGDHVWFFNRCGSMGCYDVDGNEIWLRQWTPRFKHNNRQAEPFLVGDMILYVEVANKEAGSKIQKWAAPGRKSKRTHVPEGVNEKEVWTYLHGVHKRTGEILWREQVGTSVHNTPVVAVTAEGKFAVAHARGGPHAPFEKPAGQSLTSLAFGEEGTTLWNTDLPRLDPSYACHWNSKYVFGFQSGKHIVLDAIGGEVLREQPLYENATLWKFQPAERDWIKQTNVAVKAGKGHPNTNQANIVVGDWHWFLSHNVHYLGRVNVETGAVEYLELPAQLMASPSDRDQDVRLWGKGHPANRPLNASGFAVGDKGHNGTGWGHISAASPTRVGRYLILPVVTGTVYVIDTSTPQLSPESLVSVNDLGPGGQTWTLSSLTYSRGRLFAHTMTEIICIEKSIE, encoded by the coding sequence ATGCGTCGCTCCTTAGTGGCGTTATCGGTTTTCCTGGGCGCAGATGCCTGTCTCATCGCGGCAGACAACGAGAGCATGTCGGTCAACGCCAGCGCCAACTGGCATCAGGCTGCTGGGCCCCATGCCAATTGGCAAACCGAGGGCGATCCGCCCGTTGTATGGAGCGTGACGCGAGGCGAGAACATTCGTTGGCGGACTGCCATGCCCGAAGCCGGGATGAGCAATGTCACGGTTTGGGACGACCGTGTGTTTGTCACAACGCACGTGCCGATTGAAAGTTCCGATGAGAAAGAATCGGTCAAAGACATCGTCGGCTTTTGTCTCGATGCCAACACCGGCAAGATTCTCTGGCAAGTGACTTTGCCAGGCCAAGTCGGCATTTCACTCGCGGGCGGATTCACCGACGGTACTGTGTTCGCCCCGATCAGTGACGGTGATCATGTTTGGTTCTTCAATCGCTGCGGGTCAATGGGGTGCTACGACGTTGACGGCAATGAAATTTGGTTGCGTCAGTGGACACCTCGTTTCAAACACAACAATCGTCAGGCGGAACCGTTCCTGGTCGGAGACATGATTTTGTATGTCGAGGTCGCCAACAAAGAGGCCGGATCCAAGATTCAAAAATGGGCGGCTCCTGGCAGGAAGTCAAAACGCACCCATGTGCCTGAGGGTGTCAATGAAAAAGAAGTGTGGACGTATCTTCATGGAGTCCACAAACGCACCGGTGAAATTCTGTGGCGTGAACAGGTGGGAACCTCCGTCCACAACACCCCCGTTGTCGCAGTGACGGCCGAAGGGAAATTCGCAGTGGCCCATGCCCGCGGCGGCCCGCATGCTCCGTTTGAAAAACCGGCTGGCCAGAGTCTTACAAGTCTGGCGTTTGGCGAAGAGGGCACGACGCTTTGGAATACTGACCTGCCGAGACTCGACCCGTCCTACGCTTGCCATTGGAACAGCAAATATGTGTTCGGGTTCCAGTCGGGGAAGCACATTGTGTTGGACGCTATCGGCGGCGAAGTCCTGCGTGAGCAACCGCTGTACGAAAACGCGACCCTCTGGAAGTTTCAACCAGCGGAACGCGATTGGATCAAGCAAACGAATGTTGCGGTAAAAGCTGGCAAAGGTCATCCGAATACGAACCAAGCCAATATCGTGGTTGGCGATTGGCATTGGTTCCTCTCGCACAATGTTCACTATCTTGGCCGGGTCAACGTCGAGACGGGTGCGGTCGAATACCTGGAACTACCAGCCCAGTTGATGGCCAGTCCGAGTGATCGCGACCAAGATGTGCGGCTGTGGGGAAAAGGACATCCGGCGAATCGCCCGCTCAACGCGTCCGGTTTTGCGGTTGGGGACAAGGGTCACAACGGCACGGGGTGGGGCCACATCTCCGCTGCGAGTCCGACGCGGGTAGGACGCTATCTGATCCTGCCGGTGGTGACCGGCACCGTTTATGTCATTGATACGAGCACCCCACAGCTTTCACCTGAGTCGCTCGTTTCGGTGAACGATCTTGGACCAGGTGGGCAGACGTGGACGCTCTCATCGCTGACCTATTCAAGGGGCAGACTCTTTGCTCACACCATGACAGAGATTATCTGCATCGAAAAGTCGATCGAGTAA
- a CDS encoding LamG-like jellyroll fold domain-containing protein, giving the protein MRRFLAQKQIPSGGFTEEVLESLCADSSETLSTAVITNLQEARRKQQRLVWGSVGLATTAVLAFVVLWVFDSTVGKRNSQRQGIRVIAAEGVGTLDTEALRQGKPVQLRRGILELDLDGKARVVIEAPASFTVVSRLHVRLDEGRCFAEMKKGTSGLRIETPSGDAFDLGTKFAVEVSSSKDMEVHVFDGTVEVSDGTDITRLTEGQGISVGDSGALSRLSADSSRFVPRVPRSDLKRQPLLYWSFDEGTGDTTNATGRDPNLELATGTLMSASPDGGGPTWVPGVVGAALAFDGSSGWVNTRHPGISGDQDRTIACWVKLPDERQTTVSTMVGWGMGKRNRGLEKACFLESAQSHPEHPEHCGRLRLVAGNRTMGTTNLRDGKWHHVAAVAMAGKHGSTILLYVDGQLETADRNSEPTSLDTTTDHRLSEPIQFGRHLFADRMLLRGAMDEVYIFGEALSGDEIRQLIQP; this is encoded by the coding sequence GTGCGACGCTTTCTAGCCCAGAAGCAGATACCGTCCGGCGGGTTCACTGAGGAGGTCCTTGAATCACTGTGCGCCGATTCATCCGAGACTCTGTCCACCGCCGTGATCACCAATTTGCAAGAGGCTCGACGAAAGCAACAGCGTTTGGTTTGGGGCAGCGTGGGATTGGCGACCACCGCTGTGTTGGCTTTCGTCGTGCTCTGGGTTTTTGATTCCACTGTTGGCAAACGCAACAGCCAACGCCAGGGTATTCGGGTCATTGCGGCCGAAGGTGTGGGGACACTCGATACCGAGGCGCTCCGGCAGGGCAAACCGGTTCAGTTGCGCCGCGGTATTCTCGAGCTCGATTTGGATGGCAAGGCGCGCGTTGTAATTGAAGCGCCCGCGTCGTTCACAGTCGTTTCGCGGCTTCATGTTCGCTTGGATGAAGGACGCTGCTTTGCCGAAATGAAGAAGGGAACGTCCGGTTTGCGAATCGAAACGCCTTCGGGCGATGCGTTTGATCTTGGGACGAAGTTCGCAGTTGAAGTTTCGTCCTCCAAAGACATGGAGGTTCATGTCTTTGACGGCACTGTCGAGGTTTCCGATGGCACAGACATCACACGGCTTACCGAAGGTCAGGGCATTTCAGTTGGGGATTCCGGAGCCCTCTCTCGATTGTCCGCCGACTCGTCGCGATTTGTTCCGCGGGTCCCTCGATCAGACTTGAAGAGACAGCCGCTGCTTTATTGGTCGTTCGATGAAGGGACCGGGGACACGACGAACGCTACGGGGCGTGATCCGAATCTTGAGCTTGCGACGGGCACCTTGATGTCCGCCTCTCCCGACGGAGGCGGACCAACCTGGGTTCCCGGTGTTGTAGGGGCGGCTCTTGCTTTCGATGGGAGCAGCGGTTGGGTCAACACGCGTCATCCTGGTATTTCCGGTGATCAAGACAGAACCATTGCTTGTTGGGTCAAACTGCCCGACGAAAGACAAACGACTGTTTCAACCATGGTCGGTTGGGGTATGGGAAAAAGAAATCGAGGCTTAGAAAAAGCGTGTTTCCTTGAGTCGGCACAATCTCATCCCGAACATCCGGAACACTGCGGTCGCCTGCGACTGGTCGCTGGCAATCGGACGATGGGGACGACCAACTTGCGAGACGGAAAATGGCATCACGTCGCGGCGGTTGCCATGGCCGGCAAGCATGGCTCAACCATTTTGCTATACGTCGACGGTCAGCTTGAGACAGCGGACAGAAATAGCGAGCCGACGTCGCTCGACACGACGACCGATCATCGTCTTTCTGAACCGATTCAATTCGGGCGACACTTGTTTGCCGATCGCATGTTGCTTCGCGGCGCAATGGATGAAGTCTACATCTTCGGAGAAGCGTTATCCGGTGATGAAATACGCCAACTGATTCAGCCTTAA
- a CDS encoding sigma-70 family RNA polymerase sigma factor, translated as MNNSLSNRAAQDKDLESFGLLVEEHQTAIRAFLVSRINDPFEAHDLAQNVFLIAFRKLAKIDAARPIRPWLLGIAANEIRNHRRKNRVIPVGSHVEIIQLMETEIESGIAGWDGGTVFEALDRCLARLGDRARELLRLRYEEGMDLAEIRSSLGGKHSAITMKLHRLREQLRACIESQLEEGANHG; from the coding sequence ATGAATAATTCCCTCTCAAATCGAGCAGCTCAGGACAAAGATCTTGAATCATTTGGGCTGCTGGTGGAGGAACACCAGACAGCGATTCGGGCTTTCTTGGTATCGCGGATCAATGATCCGTTTGAGGCTCACGACTTGGCCCAGAACGTCTTCCTTATCGCGTTTCGCAAGTTGGCAAAGATTGATGCCGCTCGTCCCATTCGCCCCTGGCTGCTCGGCATTGCGGCAAATGAGATTCGCAATCATCGCCGAAAAAACCGAGTCATTCCGGTGGGAAGCCATGTAGAGATTATTCAACTAATGGAAACGGAAATTGAGTCTGGAATCGCTGGCTGGGATGGCGGAACCGTTTTCGAGGCGCTCGATCGCTGTCTCGCCCGGCTGGGAGATCGCGCCCGTGAGTTGCTGAGGTTACGGTACGAAGAGGGAATGGACCTCGCCGAAATTCGGTCTTCCCTTGGCGGCAAACACTCGGCCATCACGATGAAATTGCATCGTCTGCGAGAACAATTGCGGGCTTGCATCGAAAGTCAATTGGAAGAGGGGGCAAACCATGGATAA
- a CDS encoding response regulator transcription factor: protein MLQNIRIMMIEDSIEYREAIRLALEHARGIQLRSQFGTAEIAIRSLRSAKLRDLPDLILLDLRLPGMNGLDALLEIRKSMPEMKVIVLTQSDCQRDVLRAISLGAVGYLLKSSTVDEIASSIRTVIEGGASLDPKVAKLILKKMQGPIESAQVQHVLSQRETEILALLAEGLPKKEIAAKLGIGYKTVDSHVAHIYRKLDVSNAPSAVNRAHRLGLLQTDDSI, encoded by the coding sequence ATGTTGCAGAATATCCGCATCATGATGATCGAAGATAGCATTGAGTATCGCGAAGCCATTCGGCTGGCATTAGAGCACGCGCGTGGAATTCAATTGCGGAGCCAATTCGGCACCGCAGAGATTGCGATTCGCTCGCTTCGAAGTGCTAAGCTCAGGGACCTGCCAGACCTAATCTTGCTTGATTTGCGTCTTCCTGGAATGAATGGACTCGATGCGTTACTTGAAATTCGCAAATCGATGCCCGAGATGAAAGTGATTGTGTTGACGCAGTCTGATTGTCAACGAGATGTGCTACGGGCAATCTCGCTGGGTGCGGTAGGCTACTTATTGAAGTCTTCAACCGTTGATGAGATCGCTTCCAGCATTCGAACGGTTATTGAAGGTGGGGCTTCGTTGGACCCTAAAGTCGCCAAGCTGATCCTAAAGAAAATGCAGGGACCGATCGAAAGTGCTCAAGTGCAACACGTGTTGTCACAGCGTGAAACGGAAATTCTGGCGCTGCTTGCCGAGGGTTTACCTAAGAAGGAAATCGCTGCGAAGCTAGGGATTGGATACAAGACTGTAGATTCGCATGTTGCACATATCTATCGAAAACTGGATGTCTCCAACGCACCCTCAGCCGTGAATCGCGCCCATCGGCTGGGATTGTTGCAAACGGACGACTCGATTTAA